Genomic segment of Cytobacillus suaedae:
TTATTTATCATTTTATCTTTAACACCGTTTCGTAAAAAACTAATTGAAGCGATTCCTGAAAACTTAAAGCACGGAATTACTGCTGGAATCGGTTTGTTTATTGCTTTTATCGGACTCCGCTTAACAGGGATTGTTACTGCCCATGAAGCAAATTTAGTGACACTTGGAAATCTTCACGACCCTAGTGTAATTTTAGCTCTAGTTGGGCTAGCTGTTACACTTGTCTTAATGTCCTTAAATGTTCACGGAGCACTATTCATCGGAATGATCATTACTGGCGCAATTGCTTTCTTCACTGGCCAACTTGAGTTCAAAGATGGATTAGTAGCCCTTCCAACTCTTTCTGAAGGTCTGATTGTAGCTAATCCATTTGCTGCGATTGGTGATGTGATTCAGTATGGTTTATATGCAGTTGTATTCTCCTTCCTATTGGTTACTATTTTTGATACAACAGGAACAATGGTTGGGGTAGCTCAGCAGGCTGGACTAATGAAAGGTAATAAAATGCCTCGTGCACGTCAAGCTTTACTAGCAGATTCTGTTGCTACAACAGCAGGCGCCATGTTTGGTACGAGCCCAACGAGTGCATATATTGAATCATCTGCTGGTGTTGCAGCTGGTGGTCGTACAGGATTAACTACGTTAACAGTTGCTATTTTATTCGGGGTTGCAGCATTTTTCGGGCCACTTGTTGGAGCTGTATCTGGAATAGCTGCGATTACAGCACCAGCTTTAATTATTGTAGGAAGCTTAATGATGGGGGCAATCTCACATATTAAATGGAATGAGTTAGATGAAGCATTTCCTGCAT
This window contains:
- a CDS encoding NCS2 family permease: MFKFFKLNELNTNVKTEVIAGITTFLTMVYIVIVNPIILSDAGVPFNQVFTATIIATIIGTLWMSLFANYPIAIAPGMGLNAYFAYSVVGTNENISYEVAFSAVFFAGLLFIILSLTPFRKKLIEAIPENLKHGITAGIGLFIAFIGLRLTGIVTAHEANLVTLGNLHDPSVILALVGLAVTLVLMSLNVHGALFIGMIITGAIAFFTGQLEFKDGLVALPTLSEGLIVANPFAAIGDVIQYGLYAVVFSFLLVTIFDTTGTMVGVAQQAGLMKGNKMPRARQALLADSVATTAGAMFGTSPTSAYIESSAGVAAGGRTGLTTLTVAILFGVAAFFGPLVGAVSGIAAITAPALIIVGSLMMGAISHIKWNELDEAFPAFLIILSMPLTSSIATGIALGFISYPLMKVVKGKWREVHPLVYLFAVLFFYQLAFLPH